In Rhizobium gallicum bv. gallicum R602sp, the following proteins share a genomic window:
- a CDS encoding sigma-54-dependent transcriptional regulator, whose product MRDALSIFLIDDDKDLLRATKQTLELAGFKVSAFSVASEALGALNADFAGAVVSDIRMPQIDGLQLFDRVRKEDEDLPVILVTGHGDIPMAVKAIQDGAYDFITKPFATERLVQAVKRALEKRGLVLENRALRRAADQARDDLPLIGQTPTMERLRRTLRQIADTEVDVLVTGETGSGKEVVASLLHRWSRRASGNFVALNCGALPETVIESELFGHEPGAFTGAQKKRVGRIEHASGGTLFLDEIESMPPSTQVHMLRVLEMREVTPLGTNEVRPVDLRVVAAAKVDLGDPEQRGDFREDLYYRLNVVTISIPPLRERRDDIPLLFGHFAERAASRFKREVPAISSAVQRHLQGHAWPGNVRELSHFAERFVLGVEQLPASAPPSAPETGEVLPLPERLDRYEASIIREALDANGGDVRRTIAELGIPRKTFYDKLQRHGIVRSQFAASKSGQI is encoded by the coding sequence ATGAGGGATGCGTTATCGATCTTTCTCATCGACGATGACAAGGACCTTCTTCGGGCGACCAAGCAAACCTTGGAGCTTGCTGGCTTTAAAGTTTCAGCCTTTTCGGTGGCAAGCGAAGCGCTCGGTGCCCTTAACGCCGATTTTGCAGGCGCGGTCGTTTCCGATATCCGCATGCCACAGATTGACGGCCTGCAGCTTTTCGATCGCGTGCGGAAGGAAGATGAGGACCTGCCGGTCATCCTGGTCACCGGCCACGGCGATATTCCAATGGCGGTGAAGGCCATTCAGGACGGCGCCTACGACTTCATCACCAAACCGTTTGCAACCGAAAGGCTTGTGCAAGCAGTCAAGCGGGCGCTGGAAAAACGCGGCCTCGTTCTGGAGAATAGGGCGCTCCGCCGGGCCGCCGACCAAGCTCGGGACGACCTGCCGCTAATCGGCCAGACACCGACCATGGAGCGGCTGCGCCGCACCTTGCGCCAGATCGCCGATACCGAGGTCGACGTGCTCGTCACAGGCGAGACCGGCAGCGGCAAGGAGGTGGTCGCCAGCTTGCTGCATCGATGGAGCCGCAGAGCGTCGGGCAATTTCGTTGCGCTCAACTGCGGGGCGCTGCCCGAGACGGTCATAGAGAGCGAGCTCTTCGGCCATGAGCCCGGCGCCTTTACCGGAGCGCAAAAGAAGCGCGTCGGGCGCATCGAGCATGCAAGCGGCGGCACGCTTTTTCTCGACGAGATCGAGAGCATGCCTCCATCGACCCAGGTGCACATGCTGCGCGTTCTCGAGATGCGGGAAGTGACGCCGCTCGGCACCAATGAGGTCAGGCCCGTCGACCTGCGCGTCGTCGCCGCCGCAAAGGTGGATCTGGGAGACCCGGAACAGCGTGGGGATTTTCGTGAGGATCTCTATTATCGGCTCAATGTGGTCACGATCTCGATCCCGCCGCTGAGAGAACGCCGAGACGACATCCCCCTCCTCTTCGGCCATTTTGCCGAACGCGCAGCGTCCCGGTTCAAACGCGAAGTTCCGGCCATCTCGTCAGCCGTTCAACGTCATTTGCAGGGTCACGCCTGGCCAGGCAACGTGCGCGAGCTGTCGCACTTTGCCGAACGCTTCGTCCTCGGCGTTGAGCAGCTACCGGCAAGTGCGCCGCCGTCGGCACCTGAGACAGGCGAAGTGCTTCCGCTCCCCGAGCGACTGGACCGCTATGAGGCCAGCATCATCCGTGAGGCGCTCGATGCCAATGGCGGCGACGTCCGCCGCACGATTGCGGAGCTCGGCATACCGCGCAAGACTTTCTACGACAAGCTCCAGCGCCACGGCATCGTCCGCAGTCAATTCGCAGCATCCAAATCCGGACAGATTTAA
- a CDS encoding sugar ABC transporter substrate-binding protein yields the protein MYKTLVGGIMAAAAFTLSHSTTLAEPEIVSGPAAEADCFVPWAAETKFFKFPKKDGPYRIALANGYIANTWRIQMIQTAKAYAAQPDVASKLKEFKVVSTGEDVPAQISAINNFIDSGYDAIVVNAQNPTAFGPVIKRAKQAGVILVAFDNILDTEDAINVNVDQKGLGVLWANWLAKHLPDGGKVLEVRGVAGTSVDTDRHNGIHETFAATGKKWDVVEVLGKWDDPTAQKATADAIAVHKKFDGITAQGGDTGVVQAMIDAGHPFVPFGGETENGFRKFCAKHAAEGLKCSSAGTGPAQVAVAIKTAIAALEGQVVPQSIKLPLAIVEDPNFKEGQDFYPDQSDNFFVGNAFPTCGINFTAQEIMGQSKENQ from the coding sequence ATGTACAAGACATTGGTCGGCGGCATCATGGCCGCGGCTGCATTCACGCTTTCCCACTCCACGACCCTTGCCGAGCCGGAAATCGTCAGCGGGCCTGCGGCCGAAGCTGACTGCTTCGTGCCGTGGGCGGCAGAAACCAAGTTCTTCAAGTTTCCAAAGAAGGACGGCCCCTACCGCATAGCGCTCGCCAACGGCTATATCGCCAATACCTGGCGCATCCAGATGATCCAGACGGCGAAAGCCTATGCCGCGCAGCCGGATGTCGCCTCAAAACTCAAGGAGTTCAAGGTCGTTTCGACCGGCGAGGACGTGCCCGCGCAGATTTCGGCAATCAACAACTTCATCGATTCAGGCTATGACGCCATCGTCGTGAACGCGCAGAACCCGACGGCATTCGGACCGGTCATCAAGCGCGCCAAGCAGGCCGGCGTGATCCTGGTCGCCTTCGACAACATCCTAGACACCGAAGACGCAATCAACGTCAACGTCGATCAGAAGGGCCTCGGCGTATTGTGGGCAAACTGGCTGGCGAAGCACCTGCCTGACGGCGGCAAGGTTCTCGAAGTGCGCGGCGTTGCCGGCACCTCGGTCGATACCGACCGTCACAACGGTATTCACGAAACCTTTGCTGCGACCGGCAAGAAATGGGATGTCGTCGAAGTGCTCGGAAAGTGGGACGATCCGACGGCACAAAAGGCGACCGCTGACGCAATTGCCGTGCACAAGAAATTTGACGGCATCACCGCTCAGGGCGGCGATACCGGCGTCGTACAGGCGATGATCGATGCCGGACATCCGTTTGTGCCTTTCGGGGGAGAGACCGAAAACGGCTTTCGCAAGTTCTGCGCCAAGCATGCCGCTGAGGGTCTGAAATGCTCGTCGGCCGGTACGGGACCCGCACAGGTGGCGGTTGCCATCAAGACGGCGATTGCTGCGCTTGAAGGACAGGTCGTGCCGCAATCCATCAAGCTGCCGCTGGCAATCGTTGAAGATCCCAATTTCAAGGAAGGCCAGGACTTTTATCCCGATCAATCCGACAACTTCTTCGTCGGCAATGCCTTCCCGACCTGCGGCATCAACTTCACTGCGCAGGAGATCATGGGGCAGTCGAAGGAAAACCAGTAG
- a CDS encoding sugar ABC transporter ATP-binding protein — protein MITSEIPAATPLFQMSGVSKRYGGVHALENAELAVKPGRIHAILGENGAGKSTLIKIMAGVVAPDEGQMLLNGRPVSFRSPAEASAAGVTCVFQELSLIPDLSVADNICIAAPPRHFGLVNRRAQRAIAEEMLARAGAEDIHPRALVKDLSLSRRQLVEIAKALAWKPRILILDEGTSALTAADVAKVFSVLRRLRSEGLALLYISHRMQEIAELADECTVLRNGRNVMSFAAGTRSGSEIVEMMIGREYSSAFPPKPARAATDMALPALECRKLCWGDSLRDISLTVGRGEVVGLGGLDGQGQREILLALFGVLRGTTGSVLVNGKPVALTSPAVARSQHIGMALIPEDRKTEGLMLEMTVRENLSFAVLDRVSKGGVIDRKMEEQLIDEMVQLLAIKTAGLDIPVGALSGGNQQKVVIAKWLMRRPRIVLLNDPTRGIDVGTKQEIYQLLRRLAEAGAAILFYSTDYDELIGCCDRVLVFYNGSIVRELKDDGITQHALVASALNVEGEKAESAA, from the coding sequence ATGATCACATCAGAAATACCGGCGGCAACGCCCCTCTTCCAGATGAGCGGTGTTTCGAAGCGTTACGGCGGCGTTCACGCACTGGAAAATGCCGAACTTGCCGTCAAACCCGGGCGGATTCACGCTATTCTCGGCGAGAATGGCGCCGGAAAATCGACCCTTATCAAGATCATGGCAGGTGTCGTCGCGCCCGATGAAGGCCAAATGTTGCTGAACGGACGCCCGGTCAGCTTCAGGTCCCCCGCCGAAGCCTCCGCTGCCGGGGTCACCTGTGTATTTCAGGAGCTTTCGCTCATTCCCGACCTGAGCGTTGCCGACAACATCTGCATCGCCGCACCGCCGCGCCATTTCGGCCTGGTCAACCGCAGGGCCCAGCGTGCGATCGCCGAGGAGATGCTGGCCCGGGCAGGCGCCGAAGACATTCATCCGCGGGCGCTGGTCAAGGATCTGTCATTGTCGCGCCGGCAACTGGTCGAGATTGCCAAGGCGCTCGCATGGAAGCCGCGCATACTTATTCTCGACGAAGGAACGTCGGCGCTGACGGCGGCTGATGTCGCCAAGGTTTTTTCCGTCCTGAGGCGATTACGATCAGAGGGCTTGGCGCTGCTTTACATTTCACACCGCATGCAAGAGATCGCCGAACTGGCCGATGAATGCACTGTTCTGCGCAATGGCCGCAATGTCATGAGCTTTGCGGCCGGAACGCGCAGCGGCAGCGAGATCGTCGAAATGATGATCGGCCGTGAATATTCCAGCGCCTTCCCGCCGAAGCCGGCGCGAGCGGCAACCGATATGGCTCTCCCCGCTCTTGAGTGCCGCAAGCTCTGCTGGGGGGACAGCCTGCGCGACATTTCTCTTACCGTCGGCAGAGGCGAGGTGGTCGGCCTTGGCGGTCTGGACGGGCAAGGACAACGCGAAATCCTGCTTGCCCTTTTCGGCGTACTTCGCGGCACCACCGGCTCCGTCCTTGTCAATGGCAAGCCCGTCGCACTCACCAGTCCGGCAGTTGCACGCTCACAGCATATTGGCATGGCTCTGATCCCGGAGGACCGCAAGACCGAAGGATTGATGCTGGAGATGACGGTTCGGGAAAATCTCTCCTTCGCGGTGCTGGACCGGGTATCCAAGGGTGGCGTCATAGACCGGAAAATGGAAGAACAGCTGATCGACGAGATGGTGCAGTTGCTGGCGATCAAGACGGCAGGCCTCGACATTCCGGTCGGCGCGCTTTCTGGCGGCAATCAGCAAAAGGTCGTCATTGCCAAGTGGCTGATGCGCCGGCCTCGGATCGTGCTGCTCAACGACCCCACACGCGGCATCGATGTCGGCACCAAACAGGAAATTTACCAGTTGCTGCGGCGGCTTGCCGAAGCAGGCGCGGCCATCCTTTTTTATTCGACGGATTACGATGAACTGATCGGCTGCTGCGATCGCGTTCTCGTGTTTTATAACGGCAGCATCGTACGCGAACTGAAGGACGACGGCATTACACAGCATGCTTTGGTCGCAAGCGCGCTCAATGTCGAGGGCGAGAAGGCGGAGAGCGCGGCATGA
- a CDS encoding ABC transporter permease, giving the protein MKEWRYRLNERRSTLMAAGIFLVMFAIYVSNHPAGLTANVVQTAANKGVLLAFVAMAQTLVVITAGIDLSVGMIFILTNALASWIVLGTAIETALGVIAVLSTGLLCGALNGLVVIYGRLQPIVATIATGAVFFGIALLLRPFPGGSVNEELADFMTGKIFGTVPASLVALAAIVLIIWVPFSRSIIGRTAYASGSSETAAYMSGLPIRRAKFTAYALAGLLASIGGLFLTFFTFTGEAALASGNAYTLFSIASVVLGGVSLFGGKGSAIGAIFGALAFRTIGDLLFVFDFDPLWQPLFQGVVLLVAVSLGAFGLFRVRNRLEWFG; this is encoded by the coding sequence ATGAAGGAATGGCGTTACCGGTTAAACGAACGGCGCAGCACGCTGATGGCAGCCGGTATTTTCCTCGTCATGTTTGCCATCTATGTCTCCAACCATCCGGCCGGTTTAACGGCCAACGTCGTGCAGACCGCCGCCAACAAGGGTGTCCTGCTTGCCTTTGTCGCGATGGCGCAGACGCTGGTCGTGATCACGGCGGGCATCGACCTATCTGTCGGCATGATCTTCATCCTTACCAATGCGCTGGCCTCCTGGATCGTTCTTGGAACGGCGATCGAAACGGCCCTCGGCGTGATCGCCGTTCTTTCCACCGGTCTTTTGTGCGGGGCATTGAACGGCCTGGTCGTCATTTATGGGAGATTGCAGCCGATTGTTGCCACCATCGCAACGGGCGCGGTCTTCTTCGGGATCGCCTTGCTGCTGCGGCCCTTTCCCGGCGGCTCGGTCAATGAGGAACTGGCAGATTTCATGACCGGGAAGATATTCGGCACTGTGCCCGCCAGCCTGGTTGCCCTGGCTGCCATCGTTCTCATCATTTGGGTGCCGTTCAGCCGGTCGATCATCGGACGGACGGCTTATGCATCCGGCTCGTCGGAGACCGCCGCCTATATGTCCGGACTACCGATCCGCCGCGCCAAGTTTACTGCCTATGCCCTGGCCGGCCTTCTTGCCTCGATCGGCGGTCTGTTTCTCACATTCTTCACTTTCACAGGCGAGGCAGCCCTTGCAAGCGGCAATGCCTACACGCTTTTCTCGATCGCCTCGGTCGTCCTTGGCGGCGTATCCCTTTTTGGCGGCAAGGGCAGCGCGATCGGTGCAATATTCGGAGCGCTCGCCTTCCGCACCATCGGCGACCTGCTTTTCGTTTTCGATTTCGATCCGCTGTGGCAGCCTCTGTTCCAGGGTGTGGTGCTGCTTGTCGCCGTCAGCCTCGGAGCCTTCGGATTGTTCCGCGTCCGCAATCGCCTGGAGTGGTTCGGATGA
- a CDS encoding ABC transporter permease yields the protein MSNVTREEPVSSLPKIVRRLDPAIATAFGCIILLLIIGSFYSTSFLSPEYLLQQLKVASFLGVIATGMMIVILLGQIDLSVPWSVAVGGMMACAAAAYGPAGEMLAIPFGIVCGMAIGLANGIGVAYLRIPSMIITLATNAVAQGLMVLYTGGFSPQDSATSAMRYLATGFLLPGIPNAVLIWALIGAGTVFALTRTTFGRSVYGIGNRESAAYLSGINTRRIVLIAFIASGALSAFGGGLLAGYASKAAQSMGDAYLLPSIAAVVLGGTSILGGRGSYLGTVAGVILITLLQSILSVMQMPEAGRQIIYGVVIIAMLLLYGRSPANR from the coding sequence ATGAGCAACGTCACGCGAGAAGAGCCGGTGAGCTCTCTGCCTAAAATCGTGCGGCGGCTCGATCCGGCGATCGCGACGGCCTTCGGCTGCATCATTCTTTTGCTGATTATCGGCAGTTTTTATTCGACGAGTTTCCTGTCGCCCGAATATCTCCTGCAGCAGTTGAAAGTGGCATCCTTCCTTGGCGTCATTGCCACGGGAATGATGATCGTCATCTTGCTCGGCCAGATCGATCTTTCCGTTCCCTGGTCGGTCGCCGTTGGCGGAATGATGGCTTGTGCTGCGGCCGCATATGGCCCTGCTGGCGAGATGCTTGCTATTCCCTTCGGAATTGTCTGCGGCATGGCAATCGGCCTGGCCAACGGCATCGGCGTCGCTTATCTGCGCATTCCTTCGATGATCATCACGCTTGCGACCAACGCCGTCGCTCAGGGGTTGATGGTCCTTTATACTGGTGGTTTCTCGCCACAGGATTCGGCTACATCTGCCATGCGTTATCTGGCAACCGGCTTTCTTCTCCCCGGCATACCCAATGCCGTGCTCATCTGGGCCTTGATCGGTGCCGGCACGGTCTTTGCCCTCACGCGCACGACATTCGGCCGCTCCGTCTACGGCATCGGCAACCGCGAGAGCGCGGCCTACCTTTCCGGAATTAACACCCGCCGGATCGTCCTGATCGCCTTCATCGCCTCCGGCGCCCTTAGCGCCTTTGGCGGCGGCCTGCTTGCCGGCTATGCGTCGAAGGCGGCCCAATCGATGGGTGATGCTTATCTTTTGCCCTCGATCGCCGCCGTCGTCCTCGGCGGAACATCCATTCTCGGCGGCAGAGGCTCATACCTCGGCACAGTCGCCGGCGTGATCTTAATCACCCTCCTGCAATCGATCCTCTCGGTCATGCAGATGCCGGAGGCAGGACGGCAGATCATCTACGGCGTGGTCATCATCGCCATGCTGCTGCTTTACGGCCGCAGCCCTGCCAACCGGTGA
- a CDS encoding beta-ketoacyl-ACP synthase III: MTAARASRLAGFGHSVPARRVENGEIERALGLEPGWIERRTGIRARHWAQEGDTLSGLAASAGAMALSDAGVDRAEIALTLLATSTPDHLLPPSAPLLAHRLGLANSGAIDLAGACSGFLYALTLADGFVRSQARPVLVVAANILSRRINPAERASSVLFADAAGAVVLSPSVEPNTGLLGVDLTSDGSGYDLISIAAGGSNRPFAPGMRAEDFLMTMRDGREVFSRAVEMMTASSLRALERAAMITPNISRFVPHQANTRIFTAVGEKLGISDAKTVSTIADFGNSSAATIALSLSIAKEKRPFASGEAVLLTAAGAGLTGGALVLGF; encoded by the coding sequence ATGACGGCGGCGAGGGCTTCGCGACTGGCGGGCTTCGGGCACAGTGTGCCGGCGCGACGGGTCGAAAACGGCGAGATTGAGAGGGCTCTTGGGCTGGAACCCGGCTGGATCGAACGCCGTACAGGCATTCGTGCCAGGCACTGGGCGCAAGAGGGCGACACTTTGAGCGGGCTTGCGGCCAGTGCCGGGGCCATGGCCCTTAGCGATGCCGGCGTCGACCGGGCCGAAATCGCCTTGACGCTGCTTGCAACCTCGACCCCTGACCATTTGCTGCCGCCGTCAGCGCCGCTGCTTGCCCATCGCCTCGGTCTTGCAAATTCCGGAGCGATCGATCTTGCAGGCGCCTGCTCGGGCTTTCTTTATGCGCTGACACTTGCCGACGGCTTTGTTCGAAGCCAGGCAAGACCGGTACTTGTCGTTGCCGCAAACATCTTGAGCCGGCGGATCAACCCGGCCGAACGCGCGAGCTCGGTACTGTTTGCCGACGCAGCTGGTGCGGTCGTGCTTTCACCATCGGTCGAGCCCAACACCGGTCTCCTCGGCGTCGATCTTACGTCCGATGGAAGCGGTTACGACCTGATCTCGATCGCTGCCGGCGGCAGCAACCGCCCGTTTGCGCCGGGGATGAGGGCGGAGGACTTTCTCATGACGATGCGCGACGGACGTGAGGTGTTTTCGCGTGCTGTCGAGATGATGACGGCTTCTTCGCTGCGGGCGCTCGAGCGCGCGGCCATGATCACGCCGAATATCAGCCGGTTCGTGCCGCACCAGGCCAATACGCGAATCTTCACCGCCGTGGGCGAGAAACTGGGTATTTCGGACGCCAAAACCGTCAGCACAATTGCCGACTTCGGCAATTCATCTGCCGCGACCATTGCCCTGTCACTGTCGATTGCCAAGGAGAAACGGCCGTTTGCATCGGGCGAGGCGGTGCTTCTAACGGCTGCGGGCGCCGGATTGACCGGTGGTGCCTTGGTTTTGGGATTTTGA
- a CDS encoding adenosylmethionine--8-amino-7-oxononanoate transaminase has product MTHSRVWHPFTQHALEPRMKPIVETAGAYLIDEDGNHVLDAISSWWVITHGHRHPAIMSAIGAAAGRYDQLIFAEYTHAPAEELAEGLIAVAPRGLAHVFYSDSGSTAVEVALKMALGFFHNKGERRNRIVVMEHAYHGDTIGTMSAGERGVFNAAYEPLLFAVDRLPFPEAGREQETLDAFESYCRSGEVAALLIEPLVLGAGGMKIYAPSLLASLKEVAERCGTLLIADEVMTGWGRTGTLFGCEQAAITPDILCTSKGLTGGALPLAATLCTAEIFDAHLSTDRRRTFFHSSSYTANPIACAAAVANLSVWRDEPVQARLEALSEAHRAHLTRFSNDLRFRNVRQIGTIAALDLDVEAGGYLAEVGPRLRAFFRERHLLIRPLGNVVYLMPPYCITAKELDRAYEAIEEAAFHFRVSA; this is encoded by the coding sequence ATGACGCATTCTCGCGTATGGCATCCCTTCACCCAGCACGCGCTCGAACCGCGCATGAAGCCGATCGTTGAGACGGCGGGCGCCTACCTTATCGATGAGGACGGCAATCATGTTCTTGACGCGATCTCATCCTGGTGGGTGATTACCCACGGCCATCGGCACCCTGCCATCATGAGCGCAATTGGCGCCGCCGCTGGGCGTTATGACCAGCTCATCTTCGCCGAATATACGCATGCGCCGGCCGAAGAGCTGGCTGAAGGGCTGATCGCCGTTGCGCCGCGCGGTCTGGCCCACGTCTTTTATTCCGACAGCGGATCGACCGCAGTCGAGGTCGCACTGAAGATGGCGCTCGGTTTTTTCCACAACAAAGGCGAGCGGCGCAATCGCATCGTCGTCATGGAACATGCCTATCACGGCGATACAATCGGCACGATGTCGGCCGGTGAGCGCGGTGTGTTCAACGCTGCCTACGAACCGCTGCTCTTTGCCGTTGACCGGCTGCCTTTCCCAGAGGCCGGCCGCGAGCAGGAAACTCTTGATGCCTTCGAAAGCTACTGCAGGTCGGGCGAAGTCGCAGCTCTTCTCATCGAGCCGCTCGTCCTCGGGGCGGGCGGCATGAAGATCTATGCGCCGTCGCTGCTTGCGAGCCTCAAGGAGGTTGCCGAGCGTTGCGGGACGCTTCTCATTGCCGATGAAGTGATGACCGGTTGGGGGCGCACTGGAACGCTTTTTGGCTGTGAGCAGGCAGCGATCACCCCGGATATCCTGTGTACGTCGAAAGGCCTGACGGGAGGTGCTTTACCGCTGGCGGCAACGTTGTGCACGGCGGAAATCTTCGACGCGCACCTCTCCACTGACCGCCGCAGAACCTTCTTTCATTCGAGTTCCTACACAGCCAATCCGATCGCCTGCGCAGCAGCGGTTGCCAATCTGTCCGTCTGGCGGGATGAGCCGGTGCAGGCGCGTCTTGAGGCTCTCTCGGAAGCGCATCGGGCACATCTGACCCGCTTCTCGAACGACCTGCGGTTCCGCAATGTTCGGCAGATCGGAACGATCGCGGCTCTTGATCTCGATGTCGAAGCGGGCGGATACTTGGCAGAGGTCGGGCCGAGGCTGCGCGCTTTCTTCCGCGAGCGTCACCTGCTCATCCGGCCGCTCGGCAACGTCGTCTACCTGATGCCGCCCTATTGCATCACGGCCAAGGAGCTCGATCGCGCCTATGAAGCGATCGAAGAAGCCGCCTTTCACTTCAGGGTGTCGGCATGA
- the bioD gene encoding dethiobiotin synthase — MTEACVVTGTDTGIGKTWFAAALTQALDGYYWKPVQAGLEEETDSQAVARLGGISPARIIPEAYRLKTPASPHLSASLDCVSVAPERLSLPETDHPLVVEGAGGLLVPLTDRLLFADVFARWQIPVILCARTTLGTINHTLLSLEALKHRAMPILGVAFIGDENAETQRVIAEIGGIRSLGRLPWLSGPTPQTLQEAFAENIDIGHIKAALT; from the coding sequence ATGACGGAGGCTTGCGTCGTCACCGGAACGGACACCGGGATTGGCAAGACGTGGTTCGCCGCCGCCCTGACGCAGGCACTGGATGGCTATTACTGGAAGCCGGTGCAGGCGGGTCTTGAGGAAGAGACTGACAGCCAGGCTGTCGCACGGCTGGGCGGCATTTCTCCGGCACGGATCATCCCGGAGGCTTACAGACTGAAGACACCAGCATCTCCGCATCTCTCTGCCAGCCTCGATTGTGTATCGGTCGCGCCCGAGCGACTGAGCCTTCCTGAAACCGACCACCCTCTGGTCGTGGAAGGGGCCGGCGGCCTTTTGGTGCCGCTTACGGACCGGCTGTTGTTCGCCGATGTTTTTGCCCGTTGGCAGATCCCTGTCATTTTGTGCGCGAGGACAACGCTTGGAACGATCAATCATACGCTGCTGTCGCTAGAGGCGCTGAAGCACCGTGCGATGCCGATCCTCGGTGTTGCCTTCATCGGTGACGAGAACGCCGAAACGCAGCGGGTCATCGCCGAGATCGGAGGCATCCGGTCGCTTGGCCGCCTGCCGTGGTTGTCTGGTCCAACGCCCCAGACACTGCAGGAGGCTTTCGCCGAAAACATCGATATTGGACACATCAAGGCCGCCCTGACATGA
- a CDS encoding 8-amino-7-oxononanoate synthase, whose amino-acid sequence MRFAGLARYERTLAGLERKGRARALIGQSGIDFTSNDYLGLAQSERLKNAIAEAIGRGVAVGAGGSRLLRGNHPEHEALEEQAATYFGTERVVYFGSGYAANFAVFSTLPQREDIIIHDALIHASAHEGIAASKARAMSVAHNDVGAFDEAIKRWRRSGGTGRAWIAVESLYSMDGDRAPLAQLASIANAHDAFLVVDEAHATGVFGPGGRGFSAGLEVQDNLIVLHTCGKALGVAGALLSASAVICDYLVNRARGFIYSTAPSPLMAAAVGEALRVLGDEPQRRAELDKLRAFANSALAAATGAKGSGSQILPVMIGDNARAVAIAAHMRDQGFDIRAIRPPTVPEGTARLRIAITLNVNSSMISSMFEQLAAVLADQERS is encoded by the coding sequence ATGAGGTTTGCGGGCCTTGCCCGCTACGAGCGGACACTGGCCGGCCTTGAACGGAAGGGCCGCGCCCGGGCGCTGATCGGCCAGAGCGGCATCGATTTCACGTCGAACGACTATCTGGGGCTTGCTCAATCGGAGCGCCTTAAGAACGCGATTGCCGAAGCGATCGGGCGCGGCGTTGCGGTCGGGGCAGGGGGGTCGAGGCTGCTGCGGGGCAATCATCCCGAGCACGAAGCGCTTGAGGAGCAGGCAGCCACATATTTCGGAACCGAAAGGGTCGTCTATTTCGGCAGCGGCTACGCGGCCAACTTCGCTGTCTTTTCGACCCTTCCGCAGCGCGAGGACATCATCATCCACGATGCCCTGATCCACGCAAGCGCGCATGAGGGGATCGCGGCGAGCAAGGCACGCGCGATGTCGGTCGCCCACAACGATGTTGGCGCCTTCGATGAGGCGATCAAAAGATGGCGCCGGTCAGGCGGCACTGGCAGAGCCTGGATTGCCGTCGAGAGCCTCTATTCCATGGACGGCGATCGCGCACCGCTTGCTCAACTTGCAAGCATTGCGAATGCGCATGACGCCTTCCTGGTCGTGGACGAAGCGCATGCAACCGGTGTCTTCGGGCCGGGGGGACGCGGTTTTTCGGCAGGTCTGGAAGTGCAAGACAACCTCATCGTCCTTCACACCTGCGGCAAGGCGCTCGGCGTTGCCGGAGCGCTGCTTTCTGCAAGCGCTGTCATTTGCGACTACCTCGTCAACCGCGCCCGCGGTTTCATCTATTCGACGGCGCCTTCGCCGTTGATGGCGGCTGCGGTTGGCGAAGCGTTGCGCGTTCTCGGGGACGAGCCGCAGCGGCGCGCGGAGCTCGACAAGCTGCGGGCTTTTGCAAACTCCGCACTTGCGGCTGCGACCGGTGCCAAAGGCAGCGGTTCCCAGATCCTGCCGGTGATGATCGGCGACAATGCGCGCGCCGTCGCAATTGCCGCGCATATGCGCGACCAAGGCTTCGACATCAGGGCAATCCGTCCGCCGACCGTGCCGGAGGGGACAGCGCGGCTGAGAATCGCAATCACGCTTAACGTGAATTCCAGCATGATTTCCAGCATGTTCGAGCAGCTTGCAGCCGTCCTGGCGGATCAGGAGCGGTCATGA